The genomic window CCGCCAATCCAGGTGGCGTCATCGACAGCTTCCAGCACACGATCAATAGCGCACTGTGGTTCGCCGCCGCCGGCACCGCGAAGATCGGCCAGCCAACCGCTCGCCAAGGACAAGAAGCGGGCGTCGGTTTCTGGGAGATCACGTGGCCGATCAGCCTTAACCCGGACGGCCATAATCCGCTGATTCCGGACGCTGGCTACAACGAGCTGAACAACGGCGAGCTTGAGCGCATCCTTCTGCCCGATGGCAGTGAGCCGCCCCAGCCGTCGCTACTGAACGGCAACGGGCAACGGCTCACGAGCGGCCCGCCGGTGACCGCCCGCGCAGCGATGTACCGCCCGCGAGACTTCAGCCTGCTCGACTTCCCCAACCCGTGGGCATGAGCTACATCTCACGAGACGGAGCGAGGCGGACCAAAGCCGCAGTCGAAGCATTCGAGGCGTCGGGGCCGGGGGTGTTTCGTCAACGGCCGCGGCTCCTCGGCACATCGTCTCGCGTCATGCTCAAGATCGGCGCGTGCGGTGACCTCGAAGCCACCGGTAGCGACAATGCCGATCCGACGCTCTACGACTGGACGTTGGTCACGCTCGACCGCAGCACAGGCGAGTACGTCGCCGGTGATCCGGCCAAGACCGGGACCGCCGCCGCGCAGGAAGTGAACAAGGCCATCGGGGTGCCGCAGAACGCGATCGTCGAAGCGTGGCGCGTTGGCAAAAACGTTGCCGGCGACCCGGTCTACCACTTTCGCTACAACGTACCCGTCACCGTGGACCTCGAATCGACCAGCGGAGACCAAGAAAGCGGCTGGGTGTACAAAGTCACGCGTCGCCTCGGTGGCGAGGTCATCGCCGAGAACGTGTCGCCGTTCATCGACGACGGCCTCGACCGCAACTCCGCGACGTCCGGCTACGGCCACACCATTCCCGGCGGCACGTTTGAACTATTGGTCACGAACGAAACGCTGCTCACGGAGTCGTGCAATGAGTAGGCTCGTCTCGCGTAACAACCGTCTCATCGTCAAGCGTGGCGGCCAAGGGCCCGACTACATGCTCGTCGACGACGGCGAGGGCAACGACTGCTGCTGCCTGTCGTGCTTCGTGCAGAGCAGCGACTTCATCGACGTGCGCCAGTCGGGCAAGATCACCGAGCTCTCCGAGGACTACCAGTACAGCAGCAAACCCAGTTCGAGGTGCCACCGACTACGGATCTGGGAGTACCGCACGATCAAGGGTGACGCTCAGGGCAACGCGACCGGGTTCAGCGGTGGGGATGATCCAGACCACCAGTTGGAGACCACAGGCCGGTTTTTCTATCCGCGCCACAAGTACCCGATTCCCAACTTCAATTTCGACAATGCTCCTCCCGGTGCGTTACCGTTCACCTATCGACGAGGGCCGTTTTACAGCGGCTACGACAGTGCCAACGGGCGGCCTGATGACAACTCGACGCCGCTAGACCAATACCCGATGTGGTGGCCGGGGCTCTTCCCCGACGACGGTGACGGTGGAGGCATCGGCGGCTACGCCAGTGCGTCGGGCAACGGGCCGTCCTTGTCGACGGTCTGGGACGAACTCCTGACCTCGCGCGACCCGCTCACCAACGAGGTCACGTTCATCAACACGGACCTGTTCGACGAGCACATCGGCTGCGAGTACCACATCTTCGGCCTCATCAGCGCGTACTACTGGAGGTACAACGCGTACAACCCCACGACCAAGACCTACAGCAGCCCGAACTCTCCGAGTGATGGCGGCTACCAGGCCGACATCTATGTGCTTCGGTCGGACCTGGTGACCTTTGCTCCCGGAGGTGGGCAGTAGATCAAGACGGCCCCCGGCGTCGTGAGGCGTCGGTGCAAACCGGATGAATTGCGGGGACACCGCCGGTAACGGCGACAATCCGCAGCGAAGCCGCCGACGCCTCGGCGGAACGTTCAGAGACTACGCGGCGTCGCCGGCGGGCGGCATAACACGCGACCAGCGTCCGGCATCCCATGAGGATGATGAGATAGTCCAACCCGCTTCACGCGGGCGGTTGGCGCTCTACGCCACGGCTGGACCAGGTAGAACGATGTGGACGAAGCGGAAGAAGTTCCGGGTGCTCAACGGCGCGGTCGGACTGGCCAAGGCCGCTGTCGGTGCGGATCGGGCGGACGCCGAGGTGATTCGTCACCGTCGTGCGGTGTGCGCTGCATGTCCCCACGCGAACGTGTCGCCGCGTCTCCCGACGCGCTGCGGGCTTTGCAAGTGCATCGTCGCCGCCAAGGCTCGTGTTCAGAACGAACGGTGTCCGGATGGGCGGTGGTGATGTGTCCAACAACTGTCAGCGAACGTCAAACTGACCACTTGCCCGAGTTTATCGCCCGAGCGTAAACCAGGGTAAACTCGCTACAATCACAGCACTACTCCCCGGACATGCTCCGGTTGTGCGGCCGTGGGCGGCTGCATCCGAATCGCGACCTTGAGCGCCAGCGCGAGCAGTTCCGTCCGCGACGACACGCCGAACGCCTGTCGAATCTGCTTGCCGTAGGCGTGGATTGTGTGCGGGCTGAGGTAGGCCGCGTCGGCGATCTCGGTCTCCGTCATGCCGGTGAGGAACAGATGCAGCAGCCGCGCATACGCCAGGTCGAGTCGCAGGTCGTGCTCGATCAGGAGTTGTTTGGCGACCGCCTTGATATCCCCCATAGCGTCTACTTTGGCCGGGTTGGTCCGGGTGTGCAAGCGCCTAGTCAACCCGCTCATGCACCAGTCGATCTGATTCAATCCACCAGTGCCCGTCCTCACGCAGCTCGTACATCATGTGCCGAATCGGATCGAGGCCGTCATGGGTAGGGTCGAAGTCACGGAGTCGATAGACAACGCCCACGAGCATGCCACGATTCGCGGAGCGTGGGACACGCAGCAGTTGACCGTGTAGCCGCCCACCGATGACCGCGACCGTCCAGGTGGGGACGGCCGGGTCATCGCGGCGCTTGGCGAGGACGGGGTGGGGCGGCTTGCGGATCATCGCGCTGGCGGGCTGAATGACCCGGAGCCGAACGTCTCCAGCCAGCCGGGCATCGTGTGGATGGCCACCGCAACCTGCTTCACCTCCTCCATCGGGATGAACTGCGAGCGGTGTGTGCCGTTCGCCGGCCGAAGCTCCAGCGACGCCGCGTCGAGGTCGCGGTAGATGCATTTGAACGTGCAGTCGCCGTCGGCGGTGCGGATGAAGCAGGGCGTGCCGTCGGGCTGCTCATCACGCGGTCCCAGCGATCGACAGATGACCAGGTCGCCGTCGCACCAAGTGTCTTCCATCGAGTCGCCGAACACGATCAAACCGAACGTGCCGTCGGCACACTCCACTTCTGGAGGGGCGTCGATGTACATGCGGGCTTCGGTGCCGGGATTCTCGCCCCACGGGGCGAAGTCGCAGGGCTCGCCGGCCGGGGTGAGGTTCATGATCGGGATGCGCCGCGTTGAGTATTCCTCATCGGTCGTGCCGATCATGTGGCGGACGTTGCCGCGCCAGCGTTCTTCGAGGTCCATCACCGACCCCAGCCCGAGCCGCTGGGACATGCCCCGACGTTCGTGCATCGTCGTCGACGCGCCACGTTCGATCGTGTAGAGCCGGTCGGCGGACAGGCCCAAGTGATCCGCAAGCATTCGCCGACGTTTGCCGTCGTTGGGTTCGTCACCGAACATCCCGTCACGCAGGCCGCGCATGTACGCGGCAAAGGCAGCCAATTCAGCCATATCAGTCTTCCGGTTGGGCAGCCTGACACCCCCGGAAAGAAATCTTGCCGTTCGGTCAGTGTTAGGTAGAAATAGCACCATGCCCGAACATCGTCAAAACATTTCTGGGGATGGTGACAGTCCGAAACCCGCCGACGCCGATGGGATCGGCAAGGTGAAGATCGCCGGGCGGGTGTTCGAGCTGCGGTTCGAGCAGCGCCGATCGGATCAGCCGCCGGTGGCCGTGGACATCGCCGCCCGCACGCTCACGCTGGCCGAGGGCTTGCCGCCACGGCAACAGGCCGAGGTGCTGGCCGCCGCGGTGGAGCAGGTGGGAAGAATGTTCAGGATTCCCGTGATCGGGCGCGTGTCGTGAAGTTCAACAGTTGCTAAACTGCGACCATGACGATGCAGGCGATCATCGAACAGGCAGGGCGGGCGCGCGAGGAATTAACCAAGCTGCGCCAAATGGCAATGCGTCTGCCGCACGAGTACGACCAAAACACACGCGGGCTCGACAGTGCATTTAAGCTCTACCAGACTACCCGCGAAGCGGAGGCTGCCATCGTTGATCTCATGGAGCCGACGCACTGGCCAATGCTCATTGGCCCACGGTCGGTTCCCAATCGCTCCGAAACTCCGGCTCCCGAGACGACCGACGCTCGTTGACCCAGTTGATGATGCTGTCCGCTTCGTCGCCGGTGACTTCAACGACCGCGCCGTGAGCGAGCGTGATGCTCACCACCACCTCGCCAAGGTCGCCAACGGTCCATGAGATTTCGGATGCGGCCGAAAGGTTGATCCATCGCGAGCCGTTGCGGTGTTCAAGGGCGTGAAACACAGGCATCACTGACCCTCGCTTTCAACGTCGAGATACCGAGTAATCGCCGCGTCCGCGGACTCAAGCATCGGTGCTGTCCGCTGGCCCATGGCTGTTTGGTAAGACTTCGTCCCGGACTGAATCAGGGGCGGAAGCCCCTCGACAACTCGGTCATCGACCCAGCCGGCCGTCGACACCCCCGATACCCAAACAGGGTCGGACCAGTTATGTGTGTTCCGCACGATCGGCTGCCCTTGGACGTACTGCTCGACGTGTTGCGTGTAGTACCCGTAGACGAGCAGGGCGTTCTGATCGTCGAGCACTTGAAACACCTTCCACTGGTTTCGGACCTGCGCACCGTCCAAATCCTCCAAGTCTTTCGCCGTCGCGCGTGGCATGACGCGACCCTGCTCCGCATCGGCCACGCGTGCTTGCGCTGCTTCGACCTCTCGCTGTGCCACCTCAACCTGGGCTGCTTTGGACGACTCATCAGGGAAAACCCAGTAGCCCGAGCTCAACCGCTCCGCTTGTTTTCTGGCCGGGACAATGCGTCCCGATTCGACCTGATCCAAGGCCCGTTCGGCCTCGCGAAGTTCTTTCTTGGCTTCGGCCACCACCACGGGGAGCCGCCTCACCAGCCGGTCGTACAACTCCTTCACCACCGGTGGAGCGTCCGACCGCAAGGCTGGAGGCGTCGGCCGATTCGATGCCTGCGGGGTGGTGCGATCCGCCGGGTCACGGTCCGTGGTGTCGGTCTCGCCCGATTCGGCGCGCTTGTTCAATTCCTCCATCCGCTGACGCATCTCTTCATCGGTGAGCTGCGCCGAGGCCGACGCGGTCATCGCCAGCACCATCATCCCCGTGAGCATGTACTTCATCACGTCCCCTTCTTCGCGCCCCGCTTCGACGGGGCTTTTTCGTTTCTGCGGTTGATGATCGGTTCCGGCACGGTGGGAGTGTCGGTCCGTTCAATGAGCTGAGTCGGCCCGGTGCCGACCTCGAGCTCGTGTTCTTCGGCGATCTCGCGCCGGATGCGATCGAGCAGCACGCCCGATTCGGCCTGCGCCATCAGGCGGGCCATGCCGTCGGGGTCGTTCTTCTCGGCCTCGACACGTTTGACGAGGCGATCGCGGACGGGCCGCGGTTGTTCGAGCAGGGCAAAGTGCCCAGCGGTTACCACCGACGCAACGGCCTTGCCGCTGAACGTCTCCGCGTACCCGCGGATCGCCGGGGCCAAAGGCTCAACCAGCTTCGCCGTGAGCGATCGGATTTTTACCGACCCTTCTTGCATCCTGCAAAGCATCATCGCGTCGGAGGTTATGTTGTAAACGCTTCTCAAAAAAATCTTTTTTAGGTCTTTAGGCTTGCAAATGGGTCGACAAAGGGTCTATCTTGCCCGGACATGACGCCCAACCGTCCCAAACCGCCGAAGCCAGTGACCATCACCGTCACCGCCCGACACACGGATGGGCCTAAGCCCACGGGCCAGCCGAGCCGGTCCACCACTCTCTACAACACCCACCCGCAAGAGGTGATCGACGGGATCGACCTCTACGCCCGCGCCGCCGAGGTACACGGTGAGGCAGCCGTCCGGAAGACGCTTGCCGAGATGGCGTCCGGTGGTGCTCCGTCATCCGCCGCAGAGGCGTACACCGATCAATCCGGGCAGCAGGCCAAGGAGGTGGCCGCGTGAAGCACCTCTACAAAAACAACGACGGCGAAGTCGTTGCGGCCGACTCGGCCCAGCAAGCGACGCAGTTCCACGATGTAGAACTCGCGGGCGAGCCGGCTAATGCGGACGACTGGACGCAGATTCCCAACGACAAGGTCATCACTGCCGGAGCGGACGATGGCCCGCCCGGATACACCGAAACCCACACCGCCGCTGAATGGGCTGGCGAGCACTTGGAACCAGCAATCGTTTTCACCACC from Planctomycetota bacterium includes these protein-coding regions:
- a CDS encoding LuxR C-terminal-related transcriptional regulator; protein product: MGDIKAVAKQLLIEHDLRLDLAYARLLHLFLTGMTETEIADAAYLSPHTIHAYGKQIRQAFGVSSRTELLALALKVAIRMQPPTAAQPEHVRGVVL
- a CDS encoding S24 family peptidase → MAELAAFAAYMRGLRDGMFGDEPNDGKRRRMLADHLGLSADRLYTIERGASTTMHERRGMSQRLGLGSVMDLEERWRGNVRHMIGTTDEEYSTRRIPIMNLTPAGEPCDFAPWGENPGTEARMYIDAPPEVECADGTFGLIVFGDSMEDTWCDGDLVICRSLGPRDEQPDGTPCFIRTADGDCTFKCIYRDLDAASLELRPANGTHRSQFIPMEEVKQVAVAIHTMPGWLETFGSGSFSPPAR